From Planctomycetia bacterium, the proteins below share one genomic window:
- a CDS encoding antitoxin — protein sequence MSKRLQVLLPDNEFSEIRGLAERERLTVAAWVRRALDDAKRRQASGDPAKKVAAIRAAAGHDFPSGDIASMLGEIERGMLAGPAVPPPAAPRRRSR from the coding sequence ATGAGTAAACGACTGCAGGTGCTTTTGCCCGACAATGAGTTTTCCGAAATCCGCGGGCTCGCGGAGCGCGAGCGGCTAACCGTCGCGGCGTGGGTGCGCCGCGCCCTGGACGATGCAAAGCGGCGGCAGGCGTCGGGCGATCCCGCCAAAAAAGTTGCCGCCATCAGGGCGGCGGCCGGCCATGATTTTCCATCGGGGGACATCGCCTCGATGCTTGGCGAAATCGAGCGTGGGATGCTCGCCGGACCGGCCGTGCCGCCCCCGGCCGCGCCGCGGCGGAGATCACGGTGA
- a CDS encoding glycosyl transferase: MKLSIVIPIYNERDLAPQALARIEAAPLPEGVARELVVIDDCSTDGTREWLRDYAADRPHVILKLHEKNAGKGAALRTGFAAATGEFVIVQDADLEYDPREIPTVLEPLLDGRADAVFGTRFLGHTHRVLYYWHSVGNWLLTTLSNMLSNVNLTDMECCYKAFRREVLTQIELKEDRFGFEPEITAKVARLGCRIYEVPVSYSGRTYAEGKKINWKDGFSALRCILQYNLLG; this comes from the coding sequence ATGAAGCTCAGCATCGTCATCCCCATTTACAACGAGCGTGATCTCGCTCCCCAGGCGCTCGCCCGGATCGAGGCCGCGCCGCTGCCGGAGGGGGTCGCCCGCGAGCTCGTCGTCATCGACGACTGTTCCACCGACGGTACACGGGAATGGCTGCGGGACTACGCCGCCGATCGACCCCATGTGATCCTGAAGCTCCACGAGAAGAACGCCGGCAAGGGGGCGGCGCTACGCACCGGCTTCGCCGCGGCCACCGGCGAGTTCGTCATCGTCCAGGATGCCGACCTCGAATACGATCCACGGGAGATTCCTACCGTCCTCGAGCCGCTCCTCGACGGCCGTGCCGACGCGGTCTTCGGCACGCGATTCCTCGGCCACACCCACCGCGTGCTCTACTACTGGCATTCCGTGGGCAACTGGCTGCTCACGACCTTGAGCAACATGCTCTCCAACGTGAATCTCACCGATATGGAGTGCTGCTACAAGGCGTTTCGCCGCGAGGTGCTCACGCAGATCGAATTGAAGGAAGACCGGTTCGGGTTCGAGCCCGAGATCACGGCGAAGGTGGCTCGGCTCGGCTGCCGGATCTACGAGGTACCGGTGAGCTACTCAGGACGCACGTATGCGGAAGGCAAGAAGATCAACTGGAAGGACGGCTTCTCCGCCCTCCGGTGCATCCTGCAATACAACCTCCTGGGGTGA
- the ppm1 gene encoding polyprenol monophosphomannose synthase, producing MTHARRLRSLFFAPVFDQCEELPALLAAFRTTTLPCDELLLVNNGSTDGSAELIHTSGFPYLDLPRNLGVGGAFMAAADYAIAGGFDVLGAIAGNGKMLPAEMHRVLDPVANGSADYVTGSRYLPGGSSPNLTRFRGLAIPAVTLAVRLLTGRRITDATCGYRCYRLDILKRATFDWHAPWLEGYGFEYYLYAHVLQDRSILSIEVPVTMRYPPAGRRHTKIRAVVGWWDMFKPFLVARFDGQGFRTCQSAS from the coding sequence ATGACTCACGCCCGCCGCCTCCGGAGCCTGTTTTTCGCGCCAGTCTTCGACCAGTGTGAAGAGCTGCCAGCCCTGCTCGCTGCATTCCGGACAACCACGCTGCCGTGCGATGAGTTGCTGCTTGTCAACAACGGCAGCACCGACGGAAGTGCGGAGCTGATCCATACGAGCGGCTTTCCGTATCTCGATCTCCCCCGGAACCTCGGCGTCGGGGGAGCGTTCATGGCGGCGGCCGACTACGCGATCGCGGGAGGATTCGACGTGCTCGGCGCCATCGCCGGCAACGGCAAGATGCTGCCGGCGGAGATGCATCGCGTGCTCGACCCGGTCGCGAACGGCTCCGCCGATTACGTCACGGGGAGCCGCTACCTGCCGGGCGGAAGCTCCCCCAACCTCACCCGCTTTCGCGGGCTGGCGATCCCGGCGGTTACGCTCGCCGTGCGGCTGCTGACCGGCCGGCGCATCACCGACGCCACGTGCGGCTACCGCTGCTACCGGCTCGACATTCTGAAGCGGGCCACGTTCGACTGGCATGCCCCGTGGCTCGAGGGCTATGGCTTCGAGTACTATCTTTACGCCCACGTCCTCCAGGACCGCTCGATCCTCTCGATCGAGGTGCCGGTGACCATGCGGTATCCACCAGCCGGTCGGCGGCACACCAAGATTCGCGCCGTCGTGGGCTGGTGGGACATGTTCAAGCCCTTCCTCGTCGCCCGATTCGATGGGCAGGGGTTCAGGACTTGCCAGTCCGCGTCATGA
- a CDS encoding erythromycin biosynthesis sensory transduction protein EryC1, producing the protein MRFVDLPAQFTALEPEITAAVMGVLARGDYILGRAVAEFETAFADYCGAGHAIGCANGLDGLTLLLQAAEIGPGDEVITQCNSFAATAYSITRAGATPVLVDCRDDDLAMDLDQIEAAITPATRAIVGVHLYGRLLDVARLRQVADAHGLLLFEDAAQAHGGIPFNNGGFSGPRRRAGALSDGGSFSFYPAKNLGAAGDGGMVTTHRLDLSERVRLAINYGQSERYIHAAANGTNSRLDTIQAAILLVKLAHLDAWNARRRQVAEWYATALADTGVQLPPLPTEPDSHVWHLYTVRVPPGCDRDRVRAILAEQEIETGLHYPRPIHLQPAFASLNIPRGAFPVAESAAERLISLPMHPFLTRDDVHRVAAALETALAAQGAARP; encoded by the coding sequence GTGCGATTCGTCGATCTCCCTGCCCAGTTCACCGCCCTCGAACCGGAGATCACCGCCGCGGTCATGGGTGTGCTCGCCCGCGGCGACTACATCCTCGGCCGGGCCGTGGCCGAGTTCGAGACGGCCTTCGCGGACTACTGCGGCGCCGGCCATGCGATCGGCTGCGCCAACGGGCTCGACGGCCTGACGCTCCTCTTGCAGGCCGCGGAGATCGGCCCGGGCGACGAGGTGATCACCCAGTGCAACTCGTTTGCCGCCACCGCCTACTCGATCACGCGGGCAGGTGCGACCCCTGTGCTCGTGGACTGTCGCGACGACGACCTGGCGATGGATCTCGACCAGATTGAAGCCGCGATCACGCCGGCCACGCGGGCGATCGTGGGAGTGCACCTTTACGGGCGGCTGCTCGATGTCGCCCGGCTGCGGCAAGTTGCCGATGCCCACGGGCTTCTATTGTTCGAGGACGCCGCTCAGGCTCACGGAGGGATTCCGTTCAACAACGGTGGGTTTTCCGGGCCGCGACGGCGGGCGGGGGCGTTGTCCGACGGCGGTTCGTTCAGTTTCTATCCCGCCAAGAATCTTGGTGCCGCCGGCGATGGCGGGATGGTCACGACCCACCGGCTCGACCTCTCCGAACGCGTCCGGCTGGCGATCAACTACGGCCAGAGCGAGCGATATATCCATGCCGCTGCCAACGGCACCAACTCCCGGCTCGACACGATCCAGGCGGCGATCCTGCTCGTGAAACTCGCGCATCTCGATGCGTGGAACGCCCGGCGGCGGCAGGTGGCCGAATGGTATGCGACCGCCCTCGCCGACACTGGCGTCCAGCTTCCGCCGCTGCCGACCGAGCCCGACTCGCACGTCTGGCATCTCTACACTGTGCGGGTTCCGCCCGGCTGCGATCGCGATCGTGTGCGGGCGATTCTCGCGGAGCAGGAGATCGAAACCGGCCTCCACTACCCGCGGCCGATCCATCTGCAGCCGGCCTTTGCCAGCCTGAATATCCCCCGCGGGGCCTTTCCGGTGGCCGAGTCCGCGGCCGAGCGGCTGATTTCGCTACCGATGCATCCGTTTCTTACGCGCGACGACGTGCATCGCGTGGCGGCGGCCCTCGAGACTGCGCTCGCCGCGCAGGGGGCGGCCCGACCATGA
- the vapC13 gene encoding ribonuclease VapC13: protein MIFVDSNIPMCLVGESHPHKFDTQRMLERAVSANERLVTDAEVLQEILHRYTAIDRRDAIQPALGVLLALADEVIPITRHDVEAARDIVMQHRGLSARDAIHAAVMQRHGISTIMTFDRGFAALPGISIVAG, encoded by the coding sequence GTGATCTTCGTCGATTCCAACATCCCGATGTGTCTCGTGGGCGAATCGCATCCCCACAAGTTCGACACCCAGCGAATGCTCGAGCGGGCGGTGAGCGCCAATGAGAGGTTGGTGACCGACGCAGAGGTGCTGCAGGAGATTCTGCACCGCTACACCGCCATCGACCGCCGGGATGCGATCCAACCCGCGCTTGGCGTGCTCCTCGCGCTCGCGGACGAAGTCATCCCCATCACTCGGCACGATGTGGAAGCGGCGCGAGATATCGTGATGCAGCATCGCGGCCTCTCGGCCCGCGACGCGATCCACGCCGCCGTCATGCAGCGGCACGGCATCTCCACGATCATGACATTCGATCGCGGCTTCGCGGCCCTGCCCGGGATCAGCATTGTGGCTGGCTAG
- a CDS encoding oxidoreductase, whose translation MTLASDASRSDPVRLVLCGAGHWGPNIIRALLDDRRVRLAAIVETDPARRQALESRYGVCTSADLEPHLRDPAIDAVIVSTPAASHASLATAALTHGKHVLVEKPMAATHREAEDLCRHAARAQRILMVGHVFLFNNAFREMKRRLEATDFGRLLYLYARRLNLGPVRADVHAGWDLASHDVSMFLAIKKTLPVTVTASGQCMIRNGIPDVIFANLFFPDGTCGHIHASWLDPQKIRDVVAVGERRMIVFDDMSLQAPLRVYNHGFDRLAADDATAIVDTFGEFRVQLKQGELVVPPTATGQPLAAELDEFVSALIAGRPVESDGRFGADVVAVLEAIDRSLAEDSRAVAVAS comes from the coding sequence ATGACCCTCGCCAGCGATGCATCTCGATCTGATCCCGTGCGGCTCGTGCTCTGCGGCGCCGGGCACTGGGGCCCCAACATCATCCGCGCGTTGCTTGACGACCGCCGCGTGCGGCTCGCCGCCATCGTGGAGACCGACCCGGCACGTCGGCAGGCTCTGGAATCGCGGTACGGCGTTTGTACCTCGGCCGACCTCGAGCCGCACCTCCGCGACCCGGCGATCGACGCCGTGATCGTCTCGACGCCGGCGGCATCTCACGCATCGCTTGCCACGGCCGCACTTACGCACGGTAAGCATGTGCTGGTTGAAAAACCGATGGCCGCCACGCACCGCGAGGCCGAAGATCTCTGCCGGCATGCCGCCCGTGCGCAGAGGATCCTGATGGTGGGCCACGTGTTCCTGTTCAACAACGCCTTTCGGGAGATGAAGCGTCGGCTCGAGGCCACCGACTTCGGGCGGCTCCTCTATCTTTACGCCCGGCGGCTCAACCTCGGCCCCGTCCGGGCCGACGTGCACGCCGGCTGGGATCTCGCCAGCCACGACGTGTCGATGTTCCTGGCGATCAAGAAGACGCTCCCGGTGACCGTGACCGCCTCCGGGCAGTGCATGATCCGCAATGGCATCCCCGACGTCATCTTCGCAAACCTGTTCTTTCCCGACGGCACCTGCGGCCACATCCATGCCAGTTGGCTCGACCCCCAGAAGATTCGCGACGTCGTGGCGGTCGGCGAACGCCGGATGATCGTGTTCGACGATATGTCGCTGCAGGCTCCGCTGCGGGTCTACAACCATGGCTTCGATCGGCTCGCCGCCGACGATGCGACCGCGATCGTGGACACGTTCGGCGAGTTCCGGGTGCAGCTCAAGCAGGGCGAGCTCGTCGTGCCGCCGACCGCGACCGGTCAGCCGCTGGCGGCCGAGCTCGACGAGTTTGTCTCGGCGTTGATCGCGGGGCGGCCGGTCGAAAGCGACGGCCGGTTCGGAGCGGACGTCGTGGCGGTGCTCGAAGCCATCGACCGCTCGCTGGCCGAGGATTCGCGGGCGGTGGCGGTCGCGTCATGA
- a CDS encoding UDP-3-O-(3-hydroxymyristoyl)glucosamine N-acyltransferase: MIDPDAFVSPLAVIEQGAHVGPGTTIKAGVRIAAIARVGRDCVIDEGAVIGYGTGVERGPTIVGDNALVATHAVIYHSVNLGAGVKIRHHAVIREHVAIGAATSVGSGSTIEHHVDIGENCSIHGHCHLTDYSKIGNLVFIGPCFASFSDMALDYRRPHVHRGYAGVTIGDGARIGGRVTAMPGVEIGAEAVVGACSVIRGNLLGAMIHVGDPARAVGRVSPSHFVTSDTR, from the coding sequence GTGATCGATCCTGATGCTTTTGTATCGCCGCTTGCAGTCATCGAACAAGGGGCGCATGTCGGGCCGGGAACGACGATCAAGGCGGGTGTTCGAATCGCCGCAATCGCCCGCGTTGGGCGAGACTGCGTAATCGACGAGGGTGCCGTCATCGGTTATGGCACCGGCGTGGAACGTGGTCCAACCATAGTCGGCGATAACGCGCTTGTGGCCACACACGCGGTCATCTACCACAGCGTGAATCTTGGGGCAGGCGTGAAAATCCGCCATCATGCCGTTATCCGCGAGCATGTCGCGATCGGGGCCGCCACGTCTGTCGGATCAGGCTCCACCATCGAACATCATGTCGACATCGGGGAAAACTGCTCCATTCATGGCCATTGCCATCTGACTGATTACTCGAAAATCGGCAATCTGGTGTTTATAGGGCCGTGTTTTGCATCGTTTTCAGACATGGCGCTTGACTATCGACGACCACACGTCCATCGAGGGTATGCCGGCGTCACGATCGGCGACGGCGCTCGAATTGGCGGTCGCGTAACGGCGATGCCGGGCGTCGAGATCGGCGCTGAGGCAGTCGTCGGGGCGTGCAGCGTCATCCGAGGAAATCTACTGGGGGCGATGATCCATGTGGGCGACCCTGCTCGCGCCGTGGGTCGGGTATCCCCATCGCATTTTGTCACGAGCGACACGCGATGA
- the ogt gene encoding O-GlcNAc transferase, which produces MLLAIAYANGLDGAFVFDDEPSVVSNLSIRRLWPLGPVLFTSGDTGRTHDGRPLVNLSFAVSYALHGTWRPGLRLGNLAIHLANVCLVYVVTRRLLGRGAGPRWLESDLSQQRWLAAAVALLWAVHPLHTHVVTYIVQRAESLGACFILGSFLAATVALDAGSLTAVAVAVILGIAGGFTKETTVSILPLVAAYDWAYRPTFAIAGDPRTGRVVRGLLYSGLLLNPLAILSAAALTGGRGHSAGFGTAPIIDYLLTQCMAVWLYIGRVCWPATLVLEHGDRLATFAEAWPSMLAMLVLLSLIAVGYWRRPAAFFPAVAAVLLLAPSSSVMPIATQTVAEHRAYLASAAIVGYAVVGAATFLRQLGNRRTGERWLRYPLTMACVVAVIAAGWIGRTMLRNRDFRTAETLWRQNVRDCPGNPRGLRNLAELFTLEQRYDGAERVYREALAIPQLQTYAACGLGDALRRQGRFEEAREAYQFCISSDADASAAQFRALAGLAAAEVGLGFPDRAIALINEMSSPVWHGVRMAAADRWQAMGRGMVFKAAAHRRLGDAATADEELRRAVAFAVEKPSAAETIARACDDIRDFATAAILWEPIAARDPSVLANLAVSRIEAGQIDGAIEAFEQAVAAYPDDPGMRANLERAREIARRQADKTPASDSQ; this is translated from the coding sequence GTGCTCCTGGCGATCGCCTACGCCAACGGCCTCGACGGGGCGTTCGTGTTCGACGACGAGCCGTCGGTGGTCAGTAATCTCTCGATCCGCCGGCTGTGGCCGCTCGGCCCCGTGCTGTTCACATCCGGCGACACCGGCCGCACGCACGATGGCCGGCCGCTCGTCAATCTCTCGTTCGCCGTCAGCTATGCCCTGCATGGAACCTGGCGGCCCGGGCTTCGGCTTGGCAACCTGGCCATCCACCTGGCGAACGTCTGCCTCGTGTACGTGGTGACCCGCCGGCTCCTCGGCCGCGGAGCCGGCCCGCGCTGGCTGGAAAGCGATCTCTCGCAGCAGCGCTGGCTCGCGGCGGCCGTCGCCCTCCTGTGGGCCGTGCATCCCCTGCACACGCATGTCGTCACCTACATCGTGCAGCGGGCCGAGTCGCTCGGCGCATGCTTCATCCTCGGCTCGTTCCTGGCCGCGACGGTGGCGCTCGACGCCGGCAGCCTGACGGCCGTGGCCGTGGCGGTCATCCTCGGCATCGCAGGAGGGTTTACGAAAGAGACGACGGTGTCGATCCTGCCGCTGGTGGCCGCCTACGACTGGGCATACCGGCCGACTTTCGCGATCGCCGGCGATCCTCGGACCGGAAGAGTCGTCCGGGGCCTCTTGTACTCCGGCCTGCTCTTGAACCCGCTGGCGATCTTGTCGGCCGCCGCCCTGACCGGGGGCCGCGGACACTCGGCCGGTTTTGGCACCGCACCGATCATCGACTACCTGCTCACGCAGTGCATGGCCGTCTGGCTCTACATCGGTCGCGTGTGCTGGCCGGCGACGCTCGTGCTCGAACATGGCGATCGCCTCGCAACCTTCGCGGAAGCCTGGCCGTCGATGCTCGCCATGCTCGTGCTCCTGAGCCTGATCGCGGTCGGCTATTGGCGCCGCCCAGCGGCCTTCTTCCCGGCCGTCGCCGCCGTGCTCCTGCTCGCTCCTTCGTCGAGCGTCATGCCGATCGCCACGCAGACTGTGGCCGAACACCGGGCCTACCTGGCCTCGGCCGCAATCGTGGGCTACGCGGTCGTGGGAGCGGCCACGTTCCTCCGGCAACTCGGCAACCGCCGGACAGGCGAGCGATGGCTGCGGTATCCCCTGACAATGGCATGCGTGGTGGCGGTGATCGCCGCCGGCTGGATCGGCCGCACCATGCTCCGCAACCGCGACTTTCGCACGGCCGAAACGCTCTGGAGGCAAAACGTGCGCGACTGCCCGGGCAACCCGCGCGGGCTTCGCAATCTGGCCGAGCTCTTCACGCTCGAGCAGCGGTATGACGGCGCGGAACGGGTCTATCGCGAGGCGCTGGCGATTCCGCAGCTGCAGACCTACGCGGCCTGCGGGCTGGGCGATGCCCTGCGGCGGCAGGGGCGGTTTGAGGAGGCCCGAGAGGCCTACCAGTTTTGCATCTCATCGGATGCCGATGCGTCGGCGGCCCAGTTTCGGGCGTTGGCCGGCCTGGCTGCGGCGGAGGTCGGTCTCGGGTTTCCGGATCGTGCCATCGCGCTCATTAACGAAATGTCGTCGCCTGTCTGGCACGGCGTCCGCATGGCAGCCGCGGACCGCTGGCAGGCCATGGGGCGAGGCATGGTGTTCAAGGCCGCGGCCCATCGTCGCCTCGGCGACGCGGCGACCGCGGATGAAGAACTCAGGCGGGCCGTCGCGTTCGCCGTGGAGAAGCCTTCCGCGGCGGAGACGATCGCCAGGGCATGCGATGACATCCGGGACTTCGCCACCGCAGCCATTCTCTGGGAGCCGATCGCGGCCCGCGATCCGTCGGTGCTTGCGAATCTCGCCGTCAGCCGGATCGAGGCCGGGCAGATCGACGGGGCGATCGAGGCCTTCGAGCAGGCGGTCGCCGCTTACCCCGACGATCCGGGGATGCGGGCCAACCTCGAACGGGCGCGGGAGATCGCGCGCCGCCAGGCAGACAAGACTCCTGCCTCGGATTCGCAATGA
- the ogt gene encoding O-GlcNAc transferase produces MLLIVAATLVAHSRSVGNGFIWDDDFYVWNNPTLKTLGGIFDIWFRPLSIPQYYPLVHTTYWLEYRLWGDHPAGYHVVNVLLHAGNAVLLWVVLRRLDVPAAWLGALLFAVHPVGVESVAWVTERKNTLSLCLALGSLLAWLEFNDGEQRHWRWYALSIALFAASLLAKTVTVSLVGVLLVLTWWKTGRITLRDLRLAAPFLAVGLPLAVATVWLEKHHVGAGNVDWGLSPFDRIVLAGRAVCFYASKLVWPHPLAFFYDRWQIDARQAWQWAFPVAVAAMLVGLVAVSGRIGRGPAAGAMLYCGLLFPALGFFDVYPFKFSYVADHFQYHAATAGLAALAGLAGWVMQRSSWSPGVLHATAIAVCGILAAVTLRQTGIYHDLETLCRDTLAKTPSSWAARNILGPYFTEAGRYADAEAVFSSPAARSHLPPWPHDLAMFRYNHAQALEGLGRGDEAEAAYREAIALDAAYLKPRNNLAKLLADTGRRGEAVVEYQALLALPLSAPDRARYAFNLGTVLADDREWRAAEEQFLEATRLSPDSGDYAEWLGIVTLRQGRVAEAVGLFERAVKLARDPAALARAEANLTAARNLLRQGS; encoded by the coding sequence GTGCTGCTGATCGTCGCAGCCACGCTCGTTGCGCATAGCCGCTCAGTTGGCAACGGCTTCATCTGGGACGACGACTTCTACGTCTGGAACAATCCCACGCTGAAAACTCTCGGCGGCATCTTCGACATCTGGTTCCGCCCCCTCTCGATCCCGCAGTACTACCCCCTCGTCCACACAACCTACTGGCTCGAATACCGGCTCTGGGGCGACCACCCCGCCGGCTACCATGTCGTCAACGTGCTCCTCCACGCGGGCAATGCCGTGTTGCTCTGGGTCGTACTCCGGCGGCTCGACGTGCCCGCGGCCTGGCTGGGGGCGCTGCTGTTTGCGGTGCATCCCGTGGGCGTCGAGAGCGTGGCCTGGGTGACCGAACGAAAAAACACGCTCTCACTCTGCCTCGCCCTCGGATCGCTCCTCGCCTGGCTCGAGTTCAATGACGGCGAACAGCGGCACTGGCGGTGGTACGCCCTCTCGATCGCGCTCTTTGCCGCTTCGCTTCTGGCCAAGACCGTCACCGTGTCGCTCGTCGGCGTGCTGCTTGTGCTCACCTGGTGGAAGACCGGCCGCATCACGCTCCGCGACCTGCGGCTTGCCGCCCCCTTCCTCGCCGTCGGCCTGCCGCTCGCGGTCGCCACCGTCTGGCTCGAGAAACATCACGTCGGTGCGGGGAACGTTGACTGGGGCCTCTCCCCATTCGACCGGATCGTGCTCGCCGGTCGGGCCGTCTGCTTTTATGCGTCAAAACTCGTCTGGCCGCATCCGCTTGCCTTCTTCTACGACCGCTGGCAGATCGACGCCCGGCAGGCATGGCAGTGGGCGTTTCCCGTCGCAGTCGCCGCCATGCTCGTCGGCCTCGTGGCCGTGAGCGGCCGCATCGGCCGGGGCCCGGCGGCCGGGGCCATGCTCTACTGCGGCCTGCTCTTTCCGGCGCTGGGATTTTTCGACGTCTATCCGTTCAAGTTTTCATACGTTGCCGATCACTTCCAATATCATGCGGCGACGGCCGGCCTCGCCGCGCTGGCCGGGCTGGCGGGCTGGGTGATGCAGCGATCTTCATGGTCGCCAGGAGTGCTGCACGCGACGGCCATCGCTGTCTGTGGCATCCTGGCCGCGGTCACGCTCCGTCAGACCGGCATCTATCACGATCTCGAAACGCTGTGTCGCGACACGCTCGCAAAGACGCCGTCGTCGTGGGCGGCCCGCAACATCCTCGGTCCTTACTTCACGGAAGCCGGCCGGTATGCCGATGCCGAAGCGGTGTTTTCCAGCCCCGCGGCGCGGTCGCACCTCCCTCCCTGGCCGCACGATCTGGCGATGTTTCGCTACAACCACGCGCAGGCGCTCGAGGGGCTCGGTCGCGGGGACGAGGCCGAAGCGGCCTATCGGGAAGCGATCGCCCTCGATGCGGCCTACCTGAAACCGCGCAACAACCTCGCCAAACTCCTCGCCGACACCGGCCGCCGCGGTGAGGCGGTCGTGGAATACCAGGCGCTCCTCGCGCTCCCGCTTTCAGCCCCAGACCGGGCCCGCTATGCCTTCAATCTCGGCACGGTGCTGGCCGACGACCGCGAGTGGCGGGCCGCGGAAGAGCAGTTTCTGGAGGCCACACGGCTGAGCCCCGATTCGGGCGACTATGCGGAATGGCTGGGGATCGTCACGCTGCGGCAGGGCAGGGTGGCGGAGGCCGTGGGCCTCTTCGAGCGAGCCGTCAAACTGGCCCGCGATCCCGCGGCCCTCGCCCGGGCGGAGGCCAACCTCACAGCCGCCCGAAACCTCTTGCGGCAGGGCTCGTGA
- the mdlB gene encoding multidrug ABC transporter ATPase/permease: MTDHQPLLALLRRLWAHLPAKRRFQLVAVFGSMLASGFAEIVSLAAVVPFLTVLADPGRLWSQPWVRSFAESRGLTEPGQLLLPATLLFAAAAIASGAIRLVNLWLSGRVAAGTGSDLSQEAYRRTLFQPYSVHVARNSATITTAVISHVDGLIYGVLNPLLLIAVNVAVIAAIALGLVLIDPWVAFLTVLAFGGAYLAISAATKASLAANSREQAASNKALVQNVQEGLGAIRDVLLDHSQPYYLARYRNADWAIRQLRARAELLGGFPRFVIEAAGMAGVAALAYVLVSRQGGIAAALPVLGALALGAQRLLPALQQTYISFTQVQAHAAGFQTVLDLLDQPAPDADRSRAAPAPFTESIALDHCSFRYQPDLPLVLADVSLVIHRGERMALVGPTGSGKSTLADILMGLLAPTSGRLLIDGREVDSEAWQANIAHVPQSIFLADASIAENIALGIPAAEVDHGRLEAAARQAQIAGFIESLPKAYATTVGERGVRLSGGQRQRIGIARALYKQAPVLVFDEATSALDDVTEKALMDTLAGLSRDLTIILIAHRLSTTAYCDRVITVAAGSLTEADSSQPQC, from the coding sequence ATGACCGACCACCAGCCCCTCCTCGCGCTCCTCCGCCGCCTCTGGGCGCATCTGCCGGCCAAGCGGCGCTTCCAGCTCGTGGCGGTGTTCGGCTCAATGCTGGCCAGCGGCTTTGCCGAGATCGTGAGTCTCGCGGCCGTCGTTCCATTTCTGACGGTGCTCGCCGACCCCGGGCGGCTCTGGAGCCAGCCCTGGGTGCGGAGCTTCGCCGAATCCCGCGGCCTCACCGAGCCCGGTCAACTGCTCCTGCCCGCGACGCTTCTCTTCGCGGCCGCGGCGATCGCCTCGGGCGCGATCCGCCTCGTGAACCTCTGGCTCTCCGGCCGCGTGGCTGCGGGCACCGGCAGCGATCTCTCGCAGGAGGCCTACCGCCGCACGCTCTTCCAGCCCTACTCGGTGCATGTGGCCCGCAACTCTGCCACGATCACGACGGCCGTGATTTCGCACGTCGATGGCCTGATCTACGGCGTGCTCAATCCGCTGCTTTTGATCGCGGTCAACGTCGCCGTGATCGCCGCGATCGCACTCGGCCTCGTGCTCATCGACCCCTGGGTGGCGTTTCTCACGGTGCTCGCCTTCGGCGGCGCGTATCTTGCGATCTCGGCGGCCACGAAGGCCTCGCTCGCCGCCAACAGCCGCGAACAGGCCGCAAGCAACAAGGCCCTCGTGCAGAATGTGCAGGAGGGCCTCGGCGCGATCCGCGACGTGCTCCTCGACCATTCGCAGCCCTACTATCTGGCCCGCTATCGCAACGCCGACTGGGCGATCCGGCAACTGCGGGCCCGGGCCGAACTGCTCGGCGGGTTTCCGCGGTTTGTGATCGAGGCTGCGGGCATGGCGGGCGTGGCGGCGCTGGCCTACGTGCTCGTCTCGCGGCAGGGGGGCATCGCGGCGGCCCTCCCCGTGCTCGGAGCCCTCGCGCTTGGCGCCCAGCGGCTCTTGCCCGCGCTCCAGCAGACCTACATTTCATTCACGCAGGTGCAGGCCCACGCGGCCGGCTTCCAGACCGTGCTCGACCTCCTCGACCAGCCCGCCCCCGATGCCGACCGTTCCCGCGCGGCCCCCGCCCCGTTCACCGAGTCAATCGCGCTCGACCACTGTTCCTTCCGCTACCAGCCCGACCTCCCGCTCGTGCTGGCCGACGTGTCGCTTGTGATTCATCGCGGCGAACGCATGGCCCTCGTAGGGCCCACGGGCAGCGGCAAGAGCACGCTCGCCGATATCCTCATGGGGCTGCTCGCGCCGACAAGCGGCCGGCTCCTGATCGACGGCCGCGAGGTGGACTCCGAGGCCTGGCAGGCGAACATCGCGCATGTGCCGCAGAGCATCTTTCTCGCCGACGCGTCGATCGCAGAGAACATCGCCCTCGGCATCCCGGCGGCGGAGGTCGATCACGGGCGGCTGGAGGCGGCGGCCCGGCAGGCGCAGATCGCGGGGTTCATCGAATCGCTGCCCAAGGCGTATGCCACCACCGTCGGCGAACGGGGCGTGCGGCTCTCGGGGGGCCAGCGGCAGCGGATCGGCATCGCCCGGGCGCTCTACAAGCAGGCCCCGGTGCTCGTCTTCGACGAGGCCACCAGCGCCCTCGACGACGTCACCGAAAAAGCCCTCATGGACACGCTCGCCGGCCTCTCCCGCGACCTCACGATCATCCTGATCGCCCACCGGCTCTCGACCACGGCCTACTGCGACCGCGTGATCACCGTCGCGGCTGGGTCGCTCACGGAAGCGGATTCTAGCCAGCCACAATGCTGA